The following is a genomic window from Candidatus Dormiibacterota bacterium.
GCCGGGCAGGCGGCCGCGTCGGCGCCGCCACAGGAGGTCACCCCCGATTCGCTGCTCGCGCTCGGGCGCGAGGAAGAGGTGGTGGCCGACGCCGGGACCAGCGGCCCCAGGGTCACCGGGGCCGCGCCCGGCATCCCCAGGGTGCCGGAGAGCGCATCGGCATCGGCCGCGGCACCCGCCCGCGGCGTGCCCAGCGGCACCGGCAGGGCGGCGCGCCTGGTGGTGTGGACCACCACCGGCAGGGTGACCACGCTGGGATCGAGCAGCCCGTCGGGGAGCTCGGAGCCCCCGCCACCGGTGACCGGCGTGCGCTGGGCGGGGAGGATGGGCACCTCCGGCGCCGGGGCGATCGCCAGCGGAGGCGCCGCCGCGGGCGCCAGGGCCCCGGGCTGCGCCGCGCGCACCGCGGTGACCGCTCCGCCGCCACCGGAGGCGGGCATGTGGAGAACCCCGGCGCCGGCGAGCAGGGCGCCGATCGCCACCACCACGGTCATCTCGCCGAGGCCGCCACCGAGACGGGGCAGGCCGGCACCGGCGAGCGCCACCGGCCGCAGCCGCCGCGCCGCCACGTCGGCGAGTACGAGTGTGGCCAGGCCCGACACCGCCAGCACCGACCACCACAGCACCTCGGCGCCGGTGCCGGAGGGCTCGGGGAGTGCACGGCTGAGGACGATCACCACCCCGAGCGCGACCAGGGCGGGGATGCCGAGCAGGAGGACCCGCTGGAGCAGGCCGCGCGGCGCCCGGGCCGCAGTGGCGGCGGCTGCTGCGATGCCGGCCGCGGGGGACGGCGGCGTCTCCTCGACAGCCACCAGCGGCTCGGCGAAGACCACCGCGGGCAGCACGGCGGTGCCGTTGCCCTTCCACGCCCACCCGGGCGTGCCGTCGCCGGGGCGCACCGACTGGGGCTCCTCGGCGACGCTCACCTGGAGGGTGCGCGGCCGGACGGCCTGCTCCGGCTCCGTGGCCGAGGCCAGGGTGATGGTCTGCGACCACGCCCACGTGGGCCGCGGACGCGGCGGCTCGACCGGATGACCGGTGAGCTCCTGGAAGGAGGCGGGCGGCGGCGATGCCGGGCGGCCCCGGCGCGGCCGTCGCAGCCTACGGACGCGGTCAGCCATGGCGAAGAACCCTCTCTAGCACCTGGACGGGGACGCAAGAACCACACGTCTCCCGCGAACAAGGGGCCGCAATTGTGCACAGTCGGGGGTGGGTTTGCATAGCCACCCACAGCATCGACCGCCGGACCCGTTGCAATCGTGGAGTTCGTGGATCTGCACCCGGGCCGCAGTGCACAGGCCTCTGCCATGGGCAGCCACGAGGCCGCGCCGAGTGCAGTCAGTTCGGCTCGCGTCCGCAGACGCCCGGGGCTGTGCCCATGGGCACGGATACCGCAGACGGCCGCTCAGAGAGCCGTCGCGGCCTCGCCCGCGGCCGGTGGCGGACGCAGCGCGGCGAGCACCATGACCACCGTGGCCGCCGCGATCGGGAGGAACGGGGCCCTCCGCCAGTGGACCAGGTCGAGGACGGCGCCGCCGAGCAGGGGGCCGGTGAAGGCGGCGCAGTAGCCGGCGGTGAGCATCACCGCGGTGAACCGGGCCACGTCGGCGGCCGCCTCCACGCTGGGCGGGTAGGCGAGCAGGGCGGCGAAGGTCATCGAGACCCCGGCGCCGATCAGCGCGGTCCAGAGCGGCACCGCCGCGTCGGCGGCCACCAGCCAGCCGAGCACGCCGGCGGCAGCGAGCCCGCCCGCGGCGGCGTAGAAGCCGCGCGATCGCACGAACGCGCGGCGGGTGGTGATGAGCGCGAGGGTGACCGGCAGCTGCACGCTGTTGAGCACGATCAGCCCCAGGGTCGCCGCCCGGGAGTCGGGGCCTCCGGCGACCGAGGTGGGGATCCACGTGTTGACCGAGAAGTAGGTGAGGCTCTGGGCCGCGAAGATGGTCGACGCCCACCACAGCCGCGCCGAGCGCCGCGGGGTGCGCGCCGCCGTGCCTGCCGCGGCGGCGGCGGGCGGCCGGTCGGCGCCCACCAGGAGCCAGACGCCGGCGGCCAGCGCGGCGGGCACGGTCCAGGCGAGGAAGCTGCCCCGCCAGCCGCCGCCGGTGAGCGGGGCGAGCACCGGCGCGGTGATCGACGCCGCCACCAGCTCGCCGGTGATCAGCCCGCAGGAGACGGTGACGGAGGCGCGCTGCACCGCGGCGGGGAAGCGGGCCTGGAGCACCAGGGGCAGCCCCGGCTGGGCGATCGAGATGCCGAGGGCGAGCAGCACCGTGCCCGCGTAGAGGGGAAGCTCCCCGCCGGCGGCGCGCAGCGGCGTGCCCGCGGCGACGGCGACCAGCCCCAGGGCCACGGTGCGGTGACCGCCGATCCGGCGCACCAGCGCGGCCCCGGGGAGCGCCGCGGCGCCGAGCACGAGCACGGGGAGCGAGGTCAGCAGCCCCGCGGCGGTGTAGGAGAGCCCGAGGTCGTGCTGCACCCGGTTCAGCACCGGCGGTACCCCGAGCAGCACCGCGCGCAGGTTGAACCCCACCCACCACGCGATCAGCAGGGTGAGCGCCCCTCCCCCCACGGAGCCGGGCACGCGCGAGCGAGCAGCGGTGGAGACGGTCCCGGCCATGCGGGCCAGTGTCGCGCACGAGGGCACGGCTGCGGCCGCCGGCCAGAAGCGCGAAGCGTTTTTCGCGAGTACACGGAGGGACGTTCGTCCACGCGAGAGACGGCGCGTGGCTCGCCGAGACCGCGCGGTATAGTCGGCTCCACCGGCCGGTGGGTAAGGGAAGTGATGGTCGGCGACGAGAGCGCCGGTGTGTTCGCCGGCTACCGCATCGAGGGCCTGATCCGTCACGGCGGGATGGCCTCGGTCTACCGAGCTCGACACCTCGTGCTGCAGCGCGCCGCTGCGCTGAAGGTGCTGACCCCGGCGCTCGCCCACGACCAGCGGTTCCGGGCCCGGTTCCTCGGCGAGTCCCGCACCGCCGCCTCGCTGGACCACCCCCACATCGTGCCCATCTACGACGCCGGCGAGGCCGACGGCGCGCTGTTCATCGCGATGCGGCTGATCGAGGGCAACGACCTCGCCACCCTGCTCGGCCGCGAGGTCCGCCTCGAGCCCCCGCGGGTGGTGGAGATCCTCGGCCAGGTGGCCGGCGCCCTCGACGCCGCCCATGGCCGCGGCCTGGTGCACCGCGACGTCAAGCCGTCGA
Proteins encoded in this region:
- a CDS encoding choice-of-anchor P family protein; this translates as MADRVRRLRRPRRGRPASPPPASFQELTGHPVEPPRPRPTWAWSQTITLASATEPEQAVRPRTLQVSVAEEPQSVRPGDGTPGWAWKGNGTAVLPAVVFAEPLVAVEETPPSPAAGIAAAAATAARAPRGLLQRVLLLGIPALVALGVVIVLSRALPEPSGTGAEVLWWSVLAVSGLATLVLADVAARRLRPVALAGAGLPRLGGGLGEMTVVVAIGALLAGAGVLHMPASGGGGAVTAVRAAQPGALAPAAAPPLAIAPAPEVPILPAQRTPVTGGGGSELPDGLLDPSVVTLPVVVHTTRRAALPVPLGTPRAGAAADADALSGTLGMPGAAPVTLGPLVPASATTSSSRPSASSESGVTSCGGADAAACPAEQVHSLSSEASSALATVEPGAVPQCSTAAGDVPAPPLASSCVRSVHLEMLLTDLPMAVVADGISSSSLSSGCPAAPLGRVSVGDLHIGGIHVAGGPGALIPTSTPDPNTVVALATGTVVLNEQRPDRAGRGLTVNAVHIIAPASLLSPFSLDMVIGHSHSAATPQHGCAAAPVAAVATSPAPARTVAMGAPDALLPDVLQVRRVLRGMISL
- a CDS encoding MFS transporter, which encodes MPGSVGGGALTLLIAWWVGFNLRAVLLGVPPVLNRVQHDLGLSYTAAGLLTSLPVLVLGAAALPGAALVRRIGGHRTVALGLVAVAAGTPLRAAGGELPLYAGTVLLALGISIAQPGLPLVLQARFPAAVQRASVTVSCGLITGELVAASITAPVLAPLTGGGWRGSFLAWTVPAALAAGVWLLVGADRPPAAAAAGTAARTPRRSARLWWASTIFAAQSLTYFSVNTWIPTSVAGGPDSRAATLGLIVLNSVQLPVTLALITTRRAFVRSRGFYAAAGGLAAAGVLGWLVAADAAVPLWTALIGAGVSMTFAALLAYPPSVEAAADVARFTAVMLTAGYCAAFTGPLLGGAVLDLVHWRRAPFLPIAAATVVMVLAALRPPPAAGEAATAL